In Desulfomonile tiedjei DSM 6799, a genomic segment contains:
- a CDS encoding nucleotidyltransferase family protein: MKIVGIILAAGLSNRFGSSKLSQQVSGLPIVSHVLIAALKSELDRVVLVVNPATRDIAVPQEFLSTEKLIKVENRQPQLGMSSSMKTGLVHVTKETTAALILLGDQPGITCSAIDRMIGASRLHKEKIVIPTIDGRRTTPVLFPARLFPELLSVSGDVGGREVIMRYPEMTIQVELADVYDDSDVDTPEDLEKMRRAALERIG; this comes from the coding sequence GTGAAGATTGTTGGGATCATTCTCGCCGCAGGGTTGTCTAACCGTTTCGGTTCTTCTAAGCTGAGCCAACAAGTATCAGGTTTGCCTATTGTATCTCACGTCCTGATCGCTGCATTGAAATCGGAACTCGACCGTGTCGTGCTGGTGGTCAATCCCGCGACACGCGATATAGCCGTTCCCCAGGAGTTTCTTTCTACTGAAAAACTCATTAAAGTAGAGAATCGGCAGCCGCAGCTCGGAATGTCTTCTTCGATGAAAACCGGCCTCGTCCACGTCACGAAAGAGACAACGGCCGCGCTCATATTGCTTGGCGATCAGCCCGGGATAACGTGTTCCGCCATTGATAGAATGATCGGGGCATCTCGTTTACATAAGGAAAAAATTGTGATTCCCACGATCGACGGCCGCCGAACCACTCCTGTTCTGTTTCCTGCGCGCTTGTTTCCGGAACTCCTGTCGGTCTCCGGTGATGTGGGCGGACGAGAGGTAATCATGCGATATCCTGAAATGACTATCCAGGTCGAACTGGCTGACGTGTACGACGATTCTGACGTCGATACCCCGGAAGATCTGGAAAAAATGAGACGAGCTGCTTTGGAAAGGATTGGATAA
- a CDS encoding ABC transporter permease, translated as MALISAMNIPRTLAVARKETRQIVRDSRSLYLALGIPVLLMVLFGYALSLDVDDIPIAVWDQDRSPESREFLDRLTSSGYFRVVFATDRYSRIVHAIDDNAITVGITIPYNFSEHMKTGQPITIQALMDGSDSTRAGIALEYLKVIIAVYEGDYQFRELDRQAVKSRIKVPVESRIRILYNPELVSRNNIVPGLIAIIMMVIAALLTSLTIVRERETGTMEQLISTPVKPNELIIGKLIPYFVLGYVDLIIVYLMGEYVFHVPFKGNLLLMFGCSCVFLIGALALGFLISVTARNQFFATQFALLSTFLPTFLLSGFVFPISNMPDWLQVITYIVPARHLITILRAIYLKGAGIEIIAFPLLMLVVISGFVVLIAVKKLRKTIA; from the coding sequence TTGGCATTAATCAGCGCAATGAACATTCCACGAACATTGGCAGTAGCCCGAAAGGAGACGCGGCAGATTGTGCGGGATTCCCGTTCATTGTACCTGGCGCTCGGAATCCCTGTTCTGCTCATGGTGCTTTTCGGATACGCGCTGTCTCTCGATGTAGACGATATCCCTATTGCGGTTTGGGACCAGGATCGCTCCCCCGAATCCCGAGAGTTCCTGGATCGTCTCACGAGTTCCGGATATTTTCGCGTAGTTTTCGCTACCGATCGTTACAGTCGCATTGTACATGCGATTGATGACAATGCCATAACAGTGGGAATCACCATACCCTACAATTTCAGCGAACATATGAAAACGGGCCAGCCAATCACCATTCAAGCATTGATGGATGGTTCCGATTCAACTCGTGCGGGAATTGCGCTGGAATATCTCAAGGTAATTATAGCCGTATATGAGGGGGATTATCAGTTCCGGGAATTGGACAGGCAGGCGGTGAAGTCACGTATAAAAGTGCCTGTGGAGTCGCGGATTCGCATTTTGTACAATCCGGAGCTTGTGAGCAGAAACAATATTGTCCCCGGTTTGATAGCAATCATCATGATGGTCATAGCTGCACTTCTTACATCCCTGACCATTGTGCGTGAACGGGAGACGGGCACGATGGAGCAGCTCATATCCACGCCGGTCAAACCCAACGAGCTGATTATCGGGAAGCTGATTCCGTACTTTGTGCTGGGATACGTCGACCTAATAATAGTCTATCTTATGGGAGAATACGTCTTCCATGTTCCGTTCAAAGGCAATTTGCTGCTCATGTTCGGGTGTTCCTGTGTCTTTCTCATCGGAGCGCTTGCATTGGGTTTTCTTATCTCCGTTACTGCCCGAAACCAGTTTTTCGCTACTCAATTCGCTCTGCTTTCAACATTTCTTCCGACGTTCTTGCTGTCCGGGTTTGTTTTTCCCATATCCAACATGCCTGATTGGCTTCAGGTAATCACTTACATAGTGCCTGCACGACATCTCATAACGATTCTTCGAGCCATTTACCTCAAAGGCGCAGGCATCGAGATTATTGCCTTTCCTCTACTTATGCTGGTGGTGATCAGCGGGTTCGTAGTGCTCATTGCAGTGAAAAAATTAAGGAAGACCATCGCATGA
- a CDS encoding ABC transporter ATP-binding protein, translating to MSENHDAQNDLAIRTEKLSRRFDEVQAVQDLDLTVRRGELFGLVGPDGAGKTTTMRMLAGILEPTSGDAWIDGVSVVKDPEGIKTHLAYMPQRFGLYQDLTVIENLHFYADLFRVPRRIRAQRIEELFGFSRLGPFKDRLAGALSGGMKQKLGLACALIHEPRVLLLDEPTNGVDPVSRRDFWKILYELLKERISILVSTAYLDEAERTNRVGLMHNGSLIRVGEPQEMKTRLPGFMVELTTSDRSKAREVLARMSGLLDINTFGDGLHVRISQESDQEAMRNRLEEAGIEIRSLRSISPSIEDTFLHLITRAQKKRGDVA from the coding sequence ATGTCGGAAAACCATGATGCGCAAAACGATCTAGCGATCCGTACAGAAAAACTCTCGCGCAGATTTGATGAAGTACAGGCCGTTCAGGATCTCGATCTGACCGTGAGACGAGGTGAACTGTTCGGATTGGTGGGCCCTGATGGGGCGGGCAAGACCACGACTATGCGCATGCTGGCGGGGATTCTCGAGCCCACGTCCGGGGATGCCTGGATTGATGGTGTCTCGGTTGTGAAAGATCCTGAGGGAATCAAGACACATTTGGCCTACATGCCGCAGCGATTCGGTCTGTACCAGGACCTCACCGTAATAGAAAATCTCCATTTCTATGCTGATTTGTTCAGAGTTCCGAGGCGCATCAGGGCTCAACGGATTGAGGAACTCTTCGGGTTCAGCCGTTTGGGACCTTTCAAGGATCGATTGGCTGGTGCGCTTTCCGGCGGAATGAAGCAGAAGCTGGGGTTGGCCTGCGCACTTATTCACGAACCACGGGTGCTCCTGCTCGACGAGCCGACCAATGGTGTAGATCCTGTGTCCAGGAGGGATTTTTGGAAGATTCTCTATGAACTCTTGAAGGAGAGAATCTCCATACTCGTTTCTACGGCATATTTGGATGAGGCAGAACGAACGAACCGCGTCGGCCTCATGCATAACGGTTCACTGATTCGTGTTGGAGAACCCCAGGAGATGAAGACGAGATTACCGGGCTTCATGGTCGAACTTACCACGTCGGATCGATCGAAGGCCCGGGAAGTCTTGGCCCGAATGTCCGGACTGCTCGACATCAACACGTTTGGGGACGGTCTCCACGTGAGAATTTCACAGGAATCCGATCAAGAAGCTATGAGGAATCGTCTCGAGGAAGCAGGCATCGAAATTCGCTCGCTCAGGAGCATCTCGCCCTCTATTGAGGACACCTTTCTTCATCTGATCACGCGAGCACAGAAAAAGCGGGGAGATGTCGCTTGA
- a CDS encoding DEAD/DEAH box helicase codes for MFGKVIQLRKNASGTGRGAELPSEITKQFNSEVLDRGLRLAETSRISHINFGRESYFGLVSDSSEKGVNVHISLDPDTKVLTRAACGCFRSSTRTYCHHIVSFVRYILRPDPETGRLRTLDEDFQDSFWHEISSFGFKNFGDSLLGFKVQVNHGGEGLRISFSDRNQNEIMAFMPGERLVEEFLHEFFDLIRRDIDSTLFRRMYGRKLKDPNVPSLRRRPWQYSESEHEINRRGMKSVRQYMEDSIWHRIAKVGFLVCGRGGGNFHFRFLEHKQELCVEAFDESDTVILRLIPPRNLIGSVMEVAHKKGAIGSDLLIHPHMLKTGYRIEMAESSALHVTPVVENPDPDAEPGQEYLDRTKLEQQLFGAYYFFPDWGFFQIAVNPTNLPAEYFSAQKRTVIPADKINAFLQEHGEVLKTESSILMDGDLVDHETLETYQQVLVDHKDFGRDNLSLQITYDFGGFVVPFRDIFQSRKDKKRFLICDDKWIDTSSREFAWMDGLDEKLLDTGDSISIGRTEYLRFLALHDRVEKRFSSTKIRDWFQGFELLKPAGRIPSTRTMKGKLRGYQKNGFGWLWFLYENGFSGLLCDDMGLGKTHQIMALMTGILSRQTRKSDRLRFLVVCPTTVLSHWKDKLMEYCPFLDPYIYHGTDRSFHQAFEEHLLIITSYGIALRDVEMLAEFRFDLIVLDEVQAIKNKSTKTYAAIRALESVCTIGLTGTPIENSVTDLKSLFDVILPGYLMTDSLFETHFRQLIEETNDHAAKEKLSRMIQPFTLRRKKEQVLKELPPKIEDIRRCGLSDDQIRFYRDIVENQGRALVQTLKDPDKTVPYMHVFAVLNYLKQICNHPALLEGDSTNYEKYASGKWDLFVELLDESLGSGQKVVVFSQYVKMLELIEAYLRDRKIEFATIKGHTRNRAEPVRRFNHDSDCMVFSASLRASGLGIDLTGGSVVIHYDRWWNSAREDQATDRVHRIGQSRGVQVFKLVTENTLEEKIDLIISRKRRLMESVVKQDDQMLLKHFSREELIELMSF; via the coding sequence GTGTTTGGAAAAGTGATACAATTGAGAAAGAACGCCTCTGGGACCGGGCGGGGGGCTGAATTACCCTCCGAGATAACAAAGCAGTTTAATTCAGAAGTTCTGGATCGCGGCCTACGGCTGGCGGAAACCTCGCGAATTTCGCATATTAACTTCGGAAGAGAATCGTATTTTGGACTGGTGAGTGATTCCTCCGAAAAGGGAGTGAACGTTCACATCTCACTTGATCCGGACACAAAAGTTCTTACCAGAGCAGCGTGCGGATGCTTTCGCTCGTCTACTCGAACGTACTGCCATCATATTGTTTCGTTTGTGCGATACATTCTGCGACCTGATCCTGAAACCGGTCGACTCCGTACACTTGACGAAGATTTTCAGGACAGTTTCTGGCATGAGATCAGCTCGTTCGGATTCAAGAATTTCGGCGATTCGCTGCTGGGATTCAAAGTTCAGGTAAATCACGGGGGTGAAGGGCTGAGAATCAGTTTTTCAGACAGGAATCAGAATGAAATAATGGCTTTCATGCCTGGAGAAAGGCTGGTAGAGGAATTCCTCCACGAGTTTTTTGATTTGATTCGTAGAGACATAGACTCCACCCTCTTCCGACGAATGTACGGGCGAAAGCTAAAAGACCCGAATGTCCCTTCTCTCAGGCGAAGACCCTGGCAATACTCCGAATCGGAGCATGAGATCAACCGCCGTGGTATGAAGTCTGTTCGCCAATACATGGAAGACAGCATTTGGCATCGCATTGCCAAAGTGGGATTTCTCGTGTGCGGTCGCGGAGGCGGAAATTTTCATTTCCGATTCCTCGAGCACAAACAGGAGTTGTGTGTAGAAGCATTTGACGAAAGTGACACTGTTATTCTGAGGCTCATACCACCGCGAAATCTGATCGGGTCCGTGATGGAGGTAGCGCACAAGAAGGGAGCGATCGGGTCGGATCTGCTCATTCATCCACACATGCTGAAAACAGGCTATCGTATTGAAATGGCGGAATCATCGGCGCTCCACGTCACACCCGTGGTGGAAAATCCCGATCCGGATGCAGAGCCGGGACAGGAATACCTGGATCGTACTAAGCTGGAACAGCAACTGTTCGGCGCATACTACTTTTTTCCGGATTGGGGCTTCTTTCAGATCGCGGTTAACCCTACGAATTTGCCGGCCGAGTATTTCTCTGCTCAGAAACGGACTGTAATACCCGCGGACAAAATCAATGCGTTTCTCCAGGAACACGGAGAAGTGCTCAAGACGGAATCCTCCATCCTCATGGATGGCGATCTTGTAGATCATGAGACTCTGGAAACATATCAGCAGGTTCTGGTGGATCACAAGGATTTCGGCCGCGACAACTTGTCTCTTCAGATCACCTATGATTTCGGAGGATTCGTTGTCCCGTTCAGAGATATTTTCCAATCCCGCAAGGACAAGAAAAGGTTTTTGATTTGCGATGACAAGTGGATAGACACCAGTTCCCGGGAATTCGCCTGGATGGATGGTTTGGATGAGAAACTTCTCGATACTGGTGATTCCATTTCCATTGGCCGTACCGAGTACTTACGTTTTCTGGCTTTGCACGATCGAGTCGAAAAGCGCTTTTCATCGACCAAGATCCGTGACTGGTTCCAAGGCTTCGAATTGCTGAAACCAGCAGGGCGCATTCCTTCGACCCGAACGATGAAAGGCAAACTGCGCGGGTATCAGAAAAACGGTTTTGGATGGCTTTGGTTTCTTTATGAAAACGGTTTTTCCGGTCTGTTGTGCGACGATATGGGGTTAGGAAAGACCCATCAGATTATGGCGCTCATGACAGGAATTCTGTCGCGACAAACCCGCAAGAGCGATAGATTGCGTTTTCTCGTGGTGTGCCCGACCACAGTCTTGAGCCACTGGAAGGACAAGCTCATGGAATATTGTCCTTTCCTCGATCCTTATATTTATCACGGGACTGATCGGTCTTTTCACCAGGCGTTTGAAGAACATCTCCTGATTATAACTTCGTACGGTATCGCACTCAGGGATGTAGAAATGTTGGCCGAATTCCGTTTCGATCTGATCGTGCTGGATGAAGTACAAGCGATAAAGAATAAATCCACCAAGACGTACGCGGCAATCAGAGCTTTGGAATCCGTATGCACTATCGGCCTTACCGGTACGCCCATCGAGAACAGTGTTACGGATTTGAAATCACTTTTCGACGTCATACTGCCCGGATATCTTATGACTGATTCTCTGTTTGAAACGCATTTTCGTCAGTTAATTGAGGAGACAAACGATCACGCTGCTAAGGAAAAGCTTTCCCGGATGATTCAGCCTTTTACGCTGCGCCGAAAAAAAGAGCAGGTTCTCAAAGAATTGCCTCCTAAAATAGAAGATATTCGGCGATGCGGTCTCAGTGACGATCAGATTCGGTTCTACCGGGACATCGTGGAAAACCAGGGTCGCGCGCTTGTTCAAACACTCAAGGATCCGGATAAGACTGTTCCTTACATGCACGTTTTCGCTGTACTGAACTATCTCAAGCAGATCTGCAACCATCCGGCTTTGTTGGAAGGAGACTCAACAAATTACGAGAAATATGCATCGGGAAAGTGGGACTTGTTTGTAGAGCTTCTGGACGAAAGCCTCGGGTCTGGACAAAAGGTGGTTGTATTCAGTCAATATGTGAAAATGCTTGAACTCATCGAAGCGTATCTCCGGGACAGGAAGATAGAATTTGCCACTATTAAAGGACACACACGTAACAGAGCGGAACCTGTCCGACGGTTCAATCATGACTCGGATTGCATGGTATTCAGTGCTTCTTTGAGAGCTTCGGGTTTGGGAATCGATCTGACTGGAGGATCTGTTGTTATTCATTACGATCGCTGGTGGAATTCTGCTCGTGAAGATCAAGCTACGGATAGGGTTCACAGAATCGGCCAGAGCCGCGGAGTCCAGGTGTTCAAACTGGTGACCGAGAATACTCTTGAAGAGAAGATCGATTTGATAATTAGCCGAAAACGGCGACTTATGGAGAGCGTTGTCAAGCAGGACGATCAAATGTTGCTGAAGCATTTCTCCAGAGAAGAATTGATTGAGTTAATGTCCTTTTAG
- a CDS encoding ABC transporter ATP-binding protein: MNQNGKEIAVFAQDLTRIFGEFVAVDHIAFEVEKGEIFGFLGPNGAGKTTTIKILCGLLTPTSGVARVSGWDVATQYEEIKKHIGYMSQRFSLYEDLTVQENIEFFGGIYGLASGKRAERYKWVLEMSGLTDKKDTLTSDLALGWKQRLALGCAVLHEPPVLFLDEPTSGVDPLSRRTFWDLINDMAREGITVFVTTHYMEEAEYCNRLALMNRGRIVALGTPGQLKTEWMPESVLDLECDELMPAWELLQREDLFSEVAVFGNMLHIVTKNPEIAEDKAREILRNAGIRVSRIEPITPSLEDVFVTLTAKDINTGCTNGRSKK, encoded by the coding sequence TTGAACCAAAATGGCAAAGAAATAGCCGTGTTTGCACAAGACCTCACCAGGATATTCGGTGAGTTCGTTGCTGTAGATCATATTGCCTTCGAGGTGGAGAAAGGAGAGATCTTCGGTTTTCTTGGGCCGAATGGTGCCGGAAAGACGACCACTATCAAGATTCTGTGCGGACTGCTCACCCCAACTTCGGGTGTCGCTCGCGTCTCAGGGTGGGATGTGGCCACCCAATACGAGGAAATTAAGAAACACATCGGATACATGTCTCAGCGGTTCTCCTTGTACGAAGACTTGACTGTCCAAGAGAATATCGAATTTTTTGGAGGCATTTACGGGCTTGCGAGCGGCAAGAGGGCAGAACGCTATAAATGGGTGCTCGAGATGTCGGGATTGACTGACAAGAAAGACACCTTGACCAGCGACTTGGCCCTGGGATGGAAGCAAAGGCTGGCGCTCGGATGCGCGGTGCTCCACGAGCCTCCGGTTCTTTTCCTCGACGAGCCCACTTCGGGGGTCGACCCGTTGTCCAGGAGGACTTTCTGGGATCTGATCAATGATATGGCTCGTGAGGGCATAACCGTATTCGTGACCACTCACTATATGGAAGAGGCCGAATACTGCAACAGGCTTGCCTTGATGAATCGTGGCCGGATAGTCGCGCTGGGAACTCCGGGCCAACTCAAGACGGAGTGGATGCCCGAATCGGTTCTGGATCTGGAATGCGATGAACTGATGCCTGCATGGGAACTGTTGCAGCGAGAGGATCTCTTCAGTGAAGTCGCAGTCTTTGGAAACATGCTTCACATCGTTACGAAAAATCCTGAAATCGCCGAAGATAAGGCTCGGGAAATACTGCGAAACGCGGGAATACGCGTTTCTCGTATCGAACCTATTACTCCCAGTCTCGAGGATGTTTTCGTAACACTCACTGCCAAGGACATCAATACGGGTTGTACAAATGGGCGTTCAAAGAAGTAA
- a CDS encoding HlyD family secretion protein, protein MAKKIVPIIAILLLLGAAVWFFKLRSENGKHRGIFVSGNIEAVEVDLSFRISGQIKSLPIEEGDRVEKNQTVAALDTDTLLAQKGAAEAELANARAVLDELEEGTRSEQIERSRAALKAAESRFSFAKDEHERYKSLYKEKAISASTFDTKETALKVASEELRNAAQLVQELEKGPREQQIRAARAKLTRVEWDLKRIELDIEHSYLITPVSGVVLVKSNEMGEVILPGATVTTVAALDEVWLKGYIGEIDLGKVKLKQKAIITTDSYPDKVYEGVVTYISSRAEFTPKNVQTKEERIKQVYRVKITIKNPNQELKIGMPAEGYILVDPAEQKNESQHVGKP, encoded by the coding sequence ATGGCAAAGAAAATAGTCCCTATTATCGCAATACTGTTGCTGCTCGGCGCGGCAGTGTGGTTTTTCAAATTGCGATCCGAAAACGGTAAGCATCGCGGCATATTCGTGAGTGGGAACATCGAAGCCGTGGAAGTGGATTTGTCGTTTCGCATCTCGGGTCAAATCAAAAGTCTGCCGATTGAGGAAGGCGACCGAGTCGAGAAGAACCAAACAGTAGCTGCTCTGGACACTGACACGCTCCTGGCTCAGAAAGGAGCGGCAGAAGCTGAGTTGGCAAATGCGCGCGCTGTACTCGACGAACTGGAAGAGGGAACTCGATCCGAACAGATCGAACGCTCCCGAGCCGCGTTGAAAGCGGCTGAGAGTAGGTTCTCGTTTGCGAAAGACGAACACGAACGCTACAAGTCTCTCTACAAAGAAAAAGCCATTTCGGCATCGACCTTCGACACGAAAGAAACCGCGCTGAAAGTTGCAAGCGAGGAGCTGAGAAACGCCGCACAGCTCGTCCAGGAATTGGAGAAAGGTCCCAGAGAACAGCAAATCAGGGCGGCACGCGCCAAATTGACCAGAGTCGAATGGGATCTGAAGCGCATCGAACTCGATATCGAGCACTCCTATCTGATAACACCCGTTTCTGGTGTAGTTCTCGTTAAGTCCAACGAGATGGGAGAGGTGATACTTCCGGGAGCGACTGTTACCACTGTGGCGGCATTGGATGAAGTGTGGCTCAAAGGTTATATTGGCGAAATCGATCTGGGAAAAGTCAAATTGAAACAAAAGGCAATTATAACCACGGACAGCTATCCTGATAAGGTATATGAAGGAGTGGTAACGTACATTTCTTCTCGAGCCGAATTTACGCCCAAGAACGTGCAAACCAAGGAAGAACGCATCAAACAGGTGTACCGAGTCAAGATAACCATCAAAAATCCTAACCAGGAACTGAAAATAGGAATGCCCGCTGAAGGCTATATTCTCGTGGATCCCGCGGAACAGAAAAACGAGAGCCAACATGTCGGAAAACCATGA
- the ftsH gene encoding ATP-dependent zinc metalloprotease FtsH, whose translation MPEKKEFTKKTSFSVIYILLAFLVFSLLQFWLAPERDSISYSQFKKYIADGKINAVVVSQRFLKGYEKIQGGTKTEPLFPTKMYVTPRVDDRNLINFLEENNAEIIAENENTLLMTVLSWVLPALIFVGIWLWAMRRMGQSSGIMTLGKSKARIVAQTDLGVTFKDVAGQDEAIQELQEILEFLRTPDKFTKLGAKVPKGILLVGPPGTGKTLLAKAVAGEAGVPFFNISGSDFIEMFVGLGAARVRDLFEQAAKQAPCLVFIDELDALGKARGAGNIAGHDEREQTLNQLLVEMDGFQANQGVVILAATNRPEILDPALLRPGRFDRHILVDRPDLAGRIAILKVHTRTVVLSRDVDLEIIARRTPGFTGADLANLVNEAALLAARKEQKEVTSREFEEAIDRIIAGLEKKNRVLNEKEKKTVAYHETGHALVAAFRPTAEKVHKISIIPRGIGALGFTLQLPTEDRYLMSKQELLEKIDVLLGGRAAESIVFKEITTGAQNDLQRATDIARSMVTLYGMTDNLGAVTYRPTPNPFLQQSYFPQEREISDETARLIDSEIRNIVDARMQEVVGTLQANELLLHKVAQRLLQKETIEADEFFELIGKEVPEEPEDKTLIKAADVRNI comes from the coding sequence ATGCCTGAAAAAAAGGAATTCACGAAAAAGACTTCTTTTTCGGTCATATATATTCTCTTGGCGTTTCTGGTGTTTTCATTGCTGCAATTTTGGCTTGCACCCGAACGCGATAGTATCTCGTATTCCCAATTTAAGAAGTATATTGCCGATGGCAAAATCAATGCCGTGGTTGTTTCACAGCGGTTTCTCAAAGGATATGAGAAAATCCAAGGCGGCACCAAGACTGAGCCCTTGTTTCCCACAAAAATGTATGTGACCCCACGCGTTGACGATCGGAATCTGATCAATTTTCTCGAAGAGAATAATGCCGAAATCATTGCGGAAAATGAAAATACGCTTTTGATGACCGTCCTTTCCTGGGTTCTTCCGGCTTTGATCTTCGTAGGAATTTGGTTGTGGGCAATGAGGAGGATGGGGCAGAGTTCGGGAATAATGACGCTGGGAAAGAGCAAAGCCCGCATCGTGGCTCAGACGGATCTCGGGGTGACTTTCAAAGACGTTGCCGGCCAGGACGAAGCAATCCAGGAGCTCCAGGAAATCCTGGAATTCCTACGAACTCCGGATAAATTCACCAAGTTGGGAGCAAAGGTCCCGAAAGGTATTCTCCTGGTGGGCCCGCCGGGAACCGGAAAAACGCTTCTGGCTAAGGCAGTCGCGGGGGAAGCCGGTGTGCCGTTCTTCAACATCAGCGGTTCGGATTTTATCGAAATGTTTGTAGGCCTCGGTGCTGCCCGGGTGAGAGATCTATTCGAACAGGCTGCAAAACAGGCTCCCTGCCTCGTCTTCATAGACGAGTTGGACGCGCTCGGAAAAGCTCGCGGCGCGGGCAACATCGCAGGACATGATGAGCGAGAGCAAACGCTCAATCAGCTTCTCGTGGAAATGGACGGATTTCAGGCAAATCAGGGGGTCGTCATCCTGGCCGCAACCAACAGGCCGGAAATTCTCGATCCCGCGCTGCTAAGGCCCGGCAGATTCGACCGCCATATACTCGTGGACAGGCCTGACCTGGCGGGCCGCATAGCCATTCTTAAAGTTCATACGCGCACTGTTGTTTTGTCCCGAGATGTGGATCTGGAGATCATTGCACGAAGAACTCCTGGTTTTACGGGCGCAGACCTTGCCAATCTGGTGAATGAGGCTGCTCTGCTTGCTGCCAGAAAAGAACAAAAAGAGGTTACGTCACGCGAGTTTGAAGAAGCCATAGACAGAATCATTGCAGGCCTGGAAAAGAAGAACCGTGTCCTCAATGAAAAAGAAAAGAAGACAGTTGCCTATCATGAAACAGGTCACGCGCTTGTAGCCGCGTTTCGTCCCACAGCAGAAAAAGTGCACAAGATCTCGATCATTCCCAGGGGAATCGGGGCGCTCGGCTTCACGCTGCAATTGCCGACCGAAGATCGCTATCTCATGTCAAAGCAAGAGCTGCTCGAGAAAATCGATGTTCTCCTGGGAGGACGTGCAGCGGAGTCGATCGTTTTCAAAGAGATAACCACAGGTGCACAAAACGATCTGCAGCGAGCCACCGATATAGCGCGCAGCATGGTGACTCTGTACGGAATGACGGACAATCTCGGCGCGGTTACTTACAGGCCTACTCCAAATCCTTTTCTACAGCAGTCGTACTTTCCGCAGGAACGGGAGATCAGCGATGAAACCGCACGCCTCATAGACAGCGAAATAAGGAATATCGTAGACGCCAGAATGCAGGAAGTGGTCGGCACACTGCAGGCAAACGAGCTTCTGCTCCACAAAGTGGCACAAAGACTCCTGCAAAAAGAAACCATCGAAGCTGACGAATTTTTCGAGCTGATCGGGAAAGAAGTACCTGAAGAACCGGAGGATAAGACGCTTATCAAAGCTGCCGACGTGAGAAATATCTAG
- a CDS encoding ABC transporter permease — protein sequence MSQFADGTARKRANTNGSKWPTRESVKASLQRISHLIRKEFIHIIRSKQNFRMLLIAPLVQLVVFGYASRLDVKDVDTVIADLDHSTMSRQITDAFSRSGYFRIVAHVNSYDAVDDYMLRGKAAVAILIPPDLERQIQGFRTVLVGVLIDGVDTTTAGTVSGYAQSILQQFSTDLIVARMNQMQGLLYTTANPRIISPGVTDAGRAWFNPNLNSKNFFVPGVVVLIILAMSIVLTSAIIVREKEIGTIEQLMVTPISRFELILGKTIPSFILEFTTLTVITPLAFLMFDIPFKGSVWFFYVTSIIFLITTSGIGITISAFCKTQQQAVLTSFMFLQPSVLLSGYAFPIENMPVIIQYVTYLNPLRYFITIMRGVFLKGTGWEILWPQVIPMIVMAIFYVALASFLFKKRVD from the coding sequence ATGAGCCAATTCGCAGACGGCACAGCCAGGAAACGCGCCAACACAAACGGCTCGAAATGGCCGACGCGAGAGTCCGTAAAAGCCAGCCTGCAACGAATCAGTCACCTGATACGAAAAGAGTTCATCCACATTATCAGGAGCAAACAAAATTTCCGAATGCTGCTCATTGCACCCCTGGTCCAACTTGTAGTCTTCGGGTACGCTTCTCGTCTGGATGTGAAGGATGTTGACACAGTCATTGCAGATCTGGATCACAGCACCATGAGCCGACAGATAACGGACGCATTCTCCCGGTCGGGCTATTTCAGGATAGTGGCACACGTAAATTCCTATGATGCGGTTGACGATTATATGCTGAGGGGCAAAGCTGCGGTGGCCATTCTCATCCCGCCGGATCTTGAGCGTCAAATACAAGGATTTCGGACCGTTCTGGTAGGGGTGTTAATCGACGGAGTCGATACAACCACTGCTGGAACAGTATCGGGCTATGCGCAATCCATATTGCAGCAATTCTCCACAGATCTTATCGTGGCACGCATGAACCAGATGCAGGGATTGCTGTACACCACGGCAAATCCCCGGATCATCTCACCCGGCGTAACTGATGCAGGCCGCGCCTGGTTCAACCCGAATCTCAATTCGAAAAATTTCTTTGTGCCCGGAGTTGTCGTCCTCATAATCTTGGCAATGAGTATTGTCCTCACGTCTGCGATAATTGTACGGGAAAAAGAAATCGGCACGATAGAGCAATTGATGGTCACGCCCATATCGCGTTTCGAGCTGATCCTGGGCAAAACCATTCCTTCTTTCATATTGGAATTCACCACGTTAACCGTCATCACACCGCTCGCGTTTCTTATGTTCGATATACCGTTCAAAGGATCTGTGTGGTTTTTTTACGTTACGTCCATAATTTTTCTCATTACCACCTCCGGAATCGGAATAACCATCTCCGCATTCTGTAAAACGCAGCAGCAGGCTGTGCTCACATCGTTCATGTTTCTTCAGCCATCGGTTCTTCTCTCCGGGTACGCATTTCCCATAGAGAATATGCCCGTAATTATTCAATATGTTACGTATTTAAATCCTCTCAGATATTTTATCACCATCATGAGAGGCGTCTTTCTCAAAGGAACGGGATGGGAAATCTTGTGGCCGCAAGTGATTCCTATGATTGTCATGGCTATTTTTTATGTAGCATTGGCTTCATTTTTATTTAAGAAGAGAGTCGATTAA